From one Trifolium pratense cultivar HEN17-A07 linkage group LG1, ARS_RC_1.1, whole genome shotgun sequence genomic stretch:
- the LOC123891845 gene encoding putative B3 domain-containing protein At1g78640, giving the protein MACNDVNINWEIKKVLTESDVLGVTCRLLVGKKCAEAFVVPIFGRDDVENGVNVKIRDYDTHSVHYLVFKKCSSRSYGFGRNWMKEFVSRRGLKGGDMIGLHWDQNNQQFNFSVIEAN; this is encoded by the coding sequence ATGGCATGCAATGATGTAAATATAAACTGGGAGATTAAGAAGGTGTTGACGGAAAGCGACGTTCTAGGAGTAACGTGCAGATTACTTGTTGGGAAAAAGTGTGCCGAGGCATTTGTTGTTCCAATATTTGGCCGTGATGATGTTGAGAATGGTGTAAATGTCAAGATAAGGGATTATGACACTCATTCTGTTCATTATCTTGTTTTCAAGAAATGTTCCTCCAGAAGCTATGGTTTCGGCCGCAATTGGATGAAAGAATTTGTAAGTAGAAGAGGGTTAAAGGGAGGCGATATGATCGGTCTTCACTGGGATCAAAACAACCAACAATTCAATTTCTCGGTCATCGAAGCCAATTAA
- the LOC123891839 gene encoding ankyrin repeat domain-containing protein 13C-like: protein MYVCESRLLSHYQKKIILQEWNHVNTNSINCCGFEEQACTDVEEDGEYSRLGRVDQGTSKGLDAEIENSGKAQEEADDVVIVEERISNETQDNSKSQDKEQTLKTPTLVLAQNDDLNQAQLKLLVVRIGIDVSAYAHSSVHKAIILKDYDNLKKIIDNLPKLGNAYEIKTERASIAEEEKAAAISAVIDRRDVLHGDTPLHLAVKLGDIVAAEMLMAAGANNRLKNSEGWSAFREAIIKKQDKIALIMIKYSYGEMDEKWYRRFPRYFATMRRMRDFYMEITFHFESSVIPFISRIAPSDTYKIWKRGANMRADMTLAGFDGLKMKRSDQSVLFIGDESDDERISPGFMCLISHEKKEVVVPYLSRPSKPDERELKQYLAKTSTEAKVVRIGIDVSQALLVPQITWRKKERKESVGQWKSKVYDMQNVVLTVKSRKVPGVQAPKLPPKENCNKQNEKIDDILTDDERKQLEAELSYSEDNHGHKSESKKGKKGKSSGHKEKDHRRHHKTKSTKMASTASSSSSNHKEENGDSEYKRGMMPALWLSPNFPLKIEEFLPLLDILAEKVKAVRRVRELLTTKLPKDTFPVKIAIPVVSTVKVLVTFTKFEEIPKVDEFESAPSSPTSADFENAPEEEEPSASSSASTSQSSWFQWIRTPSQSNSSAAENYNKAEDLFTIPSNYTWVAIDSKIKAQEKNKTKETKDIKS, encoded by the exons ATGTATGTTTGTGAGTCTCGCTTGCTATCGCATTACCAGAAAAAGATTATCTTGCAGGAATGGAACCATGTAAACACAAACTCCATTAATTGTTGTGGCTTTGAAGAACAAGCTTGCACCGATGTGGAGGAAGATGGGGAGTACTCTCGCTTG GGTAGGGTTGATCAGGGCACTTCAAAGGGTTTGGATGCTGAGATTGAGAATAGTGGCAAAGCTCAAGAGGAAGCTGATGATGTGGTTATTGTTGAAGAAAGAATAAGCAATGAGACTCAGGACAACTCAAAGTCTCAGGACAAGGAGCAAACTTTGAAAACACCTACATTGGTGTTGGCACAAAATGATGATTTGAACCAGGCTCAACTCAAGTTACTAGTAGTAAGAATAG GCATTGATGTGTCAGCATATGCTCATAGTTCTGTGCATAAAGCCATAATATTGAAAGATTATGATAATCTTAAGAAGATAATTGATAATTTACCAAAACTTGGTAATGCTTATGAAATAAAAACTGAGCGTGCATCAATAGCTGAGGAAGAAAAAGCTGCTGCAATTTCTGCAGTGATAGATAGAAGAGATGTGTTACATGGTGACACGCCTCTTCACTTGGCTGTAAAACTCGGGGATATTGTTGCGGCTGAAATGCTCATGGCTGCCGGTGCAAATAATAGATTGAAGAATAGTGAAGGTTGGAGTGCTTTCAGAGAAGCTATCATAAAAAAACAGGATAAAATAGCATTGATTATGATTAAGTATTCTTATGGCGAAATGGACGAAAAATGGTACCGGAGGTTTCCTCGTTACTTTGCGACGATGAGAAGGATGAGAGACTTTTATATGGAGATTACATTTCATTTTGAGAGTTCTGTCATACCTTTTATATCGAGGATTGCGCCTTCGGATACTTACAAGATTTGGAAAAGAGGTGCTAATATGAGAGCTGATATGACTTTGGCTGGTTTTGATggtttgaaaatgaaaagatcTGATCAAAGTGTTCTTTTCATTGGTGATGAATCTGATGATGAGAGAATAAGTCCTGGATTTATGTGTTTGATTTCGCACGAGAAAAAAGAAGTAGTTGTTCCTTATTTATCTAGACCTTCAAAACCAGATGAAAGagaattgaaacaatatttagCTAAAACATCTACTGAGGCTAAAGTTGTTAGAATTGGAATTGATGTGAGTCAAGCACTTCTTGTTCCGCAAATAACATGGAGGAAAaaggagagaaaagaaagtgtagggCAATGGAAAAGTAAGGTTTATGATATGCAAAATGTGGTTTTAACCGTTAAATCAAGAAAGGTTCCTGGAGTTCAAGCTCCTAAGTTACCTCCTAAAGAAAATTGTAACAAGCAAAATGAAAAGATTGATGATATTTTGACAGATGATGAGAGAAAGCAATTAGAAGCTGAATTGAGTTACTCAGAAGATAATCACGGTCATAAAAGTGAATCTAAGAAAGGGAAGAAAGGGAAGTCTAGTGGACATAAAGAAAAGGATCATCGTCGTCATCACAAAACGAAAAGTACCAAAATGGCTTCTACTGCTAGCAGCAGTAGTAGTAATCACAAGGAGGAAAATGGTGACAGTGAGTATAAAAGAGGGATGATGCCAGCACTTTGGCTATCTCCAAACTTTCCATTAAAAATTGAAGAGTTTTTACCTTTGCTTGACATTCTTGCGGAAAAAGTTAAAGCGGTTCGTCGTGTTAGAGAACTCCTTACAACAAAACTTCCAAAAGATACCTTTCCTGTTAAG ATTGCTATTCCTGTGGTATCTACAGTTAAAGTATTGGTTACATTTACAAAGTTTGAAGAAATACCAAAAGTAGATGAATTTGAATCAGCTCCATCAAGTCCTACTTCTGCTGACTTTGAGAATGcaccagaagaagaagaaccctCCGCATCATCATCAGCATCAACATCACAATCGTCGTGGTTTCAATGGATACGGACTCCTTCTCAGTCCAATTCATCTGCTGCTGAAAACTATAATAAAGCAGAAGACCTATTTACAATTCCCTCTAATTATACATGGGTTGCTATTGATTCAAAGATAAAGGCTCAAGAAAAGAACAAGACAAAGGAGACAAAGGACATAAAGTCGTAA